CTGTTGGGGATGATATTGAAATATATACCGATGAAAAACGCAACAAAGTTCTTAAGGTCATACATAATCTGCGAAAACAGAGGCAAGATGCTGACGACAACATCAATTACTGCCTTTCCGATTTTATTGCGCCAAAAGAAAGCGGTGTTGCCGATTACATAGGAGCATTTGCGGTTACAGCAGGGCTGGGCATAGAAAAATGGCTGGCCCGGTACGAAGCCGATCATGACGATTATAGAAGTATCATGCTGAAAGGGCTTGCCGACCGCCTGGCAGAAGCTTTGGCAGAATTCCTTCACCTTAAAGTCAGAAAAGAATTCTGGGGTTATGCACCCAATGAAAATCTGAGCTTTGCCGAATTAATTAAGGAAAGCTATCAGGGAATCCGGCCTGCAGCAGGATATCCGGCCTGTCCCGACCATTCCGAAAAAGCAGCCATATTTGATCTGCTTCATGTCACAGAAAATACAGGTATTCAACTAACCGAAAGTTTTGCAATGTACCCGGCAGCTTCTGTTAACGGCTTATACTTTGCCCATCCTCAGGCTCGGTATTTTTCTGTAGGGAAAATCGGACAGGATCAGCTTGCCGACTATTCCCAAAGAAAGGGAATGGAACAAAACGAAGTTAAAAAGCTATTAATCAACAATATTGAATAAATAAAAAAACCACGCAATCAATTAAAACTGAATGACGTGGTTTTTATTTTATTTGCTTTTCTTAGTCCTAAGCCATATTTGCTGGCCGACAACAGGCTGACTTCCAGGTTTCATCCTGTTTTTGCGATACAGAACCCTGAGTTTTACGCCAAACATCTGGGAGATGGAATGCATGGTCTGGCCATTTGCCACAGAATAGAAATCCTTCCCTTCCTCAGCCTTTCGTCTCTTTGGCTGAATATAGATGATCTGACCCTCATAAATCTGAGTATCCTTAGGCAAATCGTTATAACGGCGCAATTCCCAATCCAGCATCTGCATGTCGTCGGCAATTTTGTGCAGGTCATCCCCTTTCTTTGCCACCACATATTCAATCTGGTTATTTTTAAGTACCTGCCGGCTCAGGCCCACAACAAAATTTTCAGCAAATTCACTGCTGGCCTTTTTCGCAGGTTTGAAATTGCCCTGAGCCAGTACCTCCTGGTCAAGTAAATATAGCTGATTGTCCTCAATCACCTTTATCAGATGCTGCGAATAAAGAGGATCGGTAGCATAACCGGCCTGTTTTAAACCCTGCGCCCAACCGATATAATCAGAAGGATCAAGTTTGAAAAGAAAGGAATAACGTTTAGTTTTCATCAAAAAATCGGAATGATCAGCAAATGACTGTTCTGCATCCTGATATTTTCTGAAGCATTCGCCCTTGGCATCATCGTCAAAGTATACCTTTTCGCCATTCCAGTTGTGGCATTTAATTCCGAAATGATTATTGGCCGTGCTCACCAGAGAGCTTTTCCCGTTGTGTGTTTCAATCATCCCTTGTCCGACAATAATACTGGCAGGAATGCCGCTGCGTTTCATCTCTCGTATGGCAAGTTCTTTATACGTATTGATATATTTTTGTCCCTCAGAAGGCCTGGGACTTTGAGCGGCAATAGGATAAAATAAAAAACAAAAAAACCATACAGCAAGGGAATATAGATGTTTTATTTTCATTCAGCTTGTTATTGCAAATTTGAAATATCTGAAATTATTGCCTCATTATCCTGGCAAATTCCTCCCACAAAGGATCCTTAGGCAAAGGAGCTTCAATAAGAATCTCTTCGCCTGAAACGGGATGTGTAAAATGTACACGCCGTGCATGCAGGCTGATACCCCCGTCCTTGTTTGATCTGGGGAAACCATATTTCAAATCTCCCTTTATAGGGCAACCAATTCTTGCGAGCTGACAACGGATCTGATGATGGCGTCCGGTTTGCAGATCAACTTCAAGCAGAAAATAATTGTCCGATTTAGCTAGTAATTTGTAACTAAGGATAGCATTTTTCGAGTTCCTTACTTCGCGGTCGTAAGCATAACTTTTATTCTGATCTGTGTTACGAACCAGATAATGAGTAAGGACATCTTCCTCTTTGGGCGGCTTATTT
The sequence above is drawn from the Bacteroidota bacterium genome and encodes:
- a CDS encoding glucosaminidase domain-containing protein; this translates as MKIKHLYSLAVWFFCFLFYPIAAQSPRPSEGQKYINTYKELAIREMKRSGIPASIIVGQGMIETHNGKSSLVSTANNHFGIKCHNWNGEKVYFDDDAKGECFRKYQDAEQSFADHSDFLMKTKRYSFLFKLDPSDYIGWAQGLKQAGYATDPLYSQHLIKVIEDNQLYLLDQEVLAQGNFKPAKKASSEFAENFVVGLSRQVLKNNQIEYVVAKKGDDLHKIADDMQMLDWELRRYNDLPKDTQIYEGQIIYIQPKRRKAEEGKDFYSVANGQTMHSISQMFGVKLRVLYRKNRMKPGSQPVVGQQIWLRTKKSK
- a CDS encoding RluA family pseudouridine synthase; amino-acid sequence: MEILYEDNHIIAVNKSCSDIVQGDKTGDVSLDQKVKDYIKVKYNKPGKVFLGVVHRIDRPVSGVVLFARTSKALTRLDLMFKEKEVKKTYWAIVKNKPPKEEDVLTHYLVRNTDQNKSYAYDREVRNSKNAILSYKLLAKSDNYFLLEVDLQTGRHHQIRCQLARIGCPIKGDLKYGFPRSNKDGGISLHARRVHFTHPVSGEEILIEAPLPKDPLWEEFARIMRQ